AGGTGCCGGGTGAGGTTTCGACCCGGAGAATAGGGAAGAGCGGTGAGATTCCGCCACGGCCCCGCCACTGTGATCGGCGTTAACCTCCTTCCATGAGGCCACTGGCGGTCCTAAGGTCGCTGGGAAGGCGGGAGGAGGTTGCCGTAAGTCAGGAGACCTGCCTGCGTCGGTGGCTCTCACGGCTTTCGAGGGAAGGCTGTGAGGGGATAGATCTTATTCTCCGGCACTTTCCTCTGGAAGGTCGGGGATCTTTTTTGTCTTCCCTGTTCTCTTTCTCGCCTGAGCGGTGGAAAGGTTTGGTGTAGCACATCCTTGTGGTAAACCCCGAATCTAGGGGTTTAATGCCTGGAATCTAAGGTCATTTCAGAGGTAGGCGATATGGCTGTCGAAAAAATCATCAAGAGGGACGGTAGGGTCGTCAACTTCGATATCTCCAGGATCGCCAACGCCATCTTTAAGGCCGCGAGGGCGGTCGGAGGGGAGGATTACGATCTCGCCTGTCATCTGGCTCGCCAGGTCGTATCGATCCTGGAGGAGAAGCTCAAACCCGGTGAGATACCAACCGTCGAGCAGGTCCAGGATGTGGTCGAAAAGGTTCTGGTCGAAAACGGTCACTATAAAACCGCTAAAGCCTATATCCTCTACAGAAGACAACACGAGGAGATAAGGAAGGTCAGGGAGCTCTTCTCAAATATCGAGCTGATAGACAACTACATCGATAGGGCTGACTGGCGCGTAAGGGAGAACTCGAACATGACTTACTCGCTGCAGGGACTGAACTTCCACGTCTCCTCCGTCATCGCCTCTCAGTATTGGCTTGAGAGGATCTATCCGCCGGAGATAAGGGAGGCCCACCTCAGCGGCGACCTGCATATCCATGACCTTGGAATACTTGGGCCATACACCTATTATGGACATGAGGTGGTGGTCGCCAAAATCCATGGCGAGGTTAAACTTCTCTCCTTCAAGCAGCTCTACGATATGATCCCGAAGCCTCCTCTCCCCCTTAATGAAGCCGATAGGGCATACGTGAAATATCCCAAGGATGATCTATATGTGCTCGACAAAGGGGGATGGACCAAAGTTTTACGGGTTGTCAGCAAGAGGAAGGATCGCTCCATGCGCTTTATCAAAAACCGTGGAGGGCGGAGTGTAATAGTGACCGATAACCATCCAATGATAACAGAAAGGGGTGAAAAGCGAGCATTAGATGTGGGCTATAATGATAAGCTGTTTACCGTAGACCTCACCCGTCTGCTATCACATGAGGACCTCTTCTCGATTAAAACCTTAGATCTTCTCTCGTTGATCCGGGAACACAATTGGGAGGGCGATAAGGTCTACTTTAATGGCGTTCCGATCGAGGAGATAGATGAAGATACTTCTCAGGATGGGATACTCCATACTTTGACTTTCTCCGCTCCCCGTTATATCAACCTCACGGAGAAATTCGGTTATTTCGTCGGTTTCGCCATTGCTGAGGGTTTCCTCTCATATGACGTCGGAAGCTCGGAGAGAATCACCATCTCACAGGTGGAAAGAGAACCTCTACTTCGAGCCAACCAAGGACTGCTGGAGAACAGGATCTTCGGCTGTATCACGAAACGGAATGACGGAAGATATGAACTGTGCGTTAAAAATCCCTTCCTCAGATTCCTTTTCGACAGGATCTTCCTGATCCAACCGAAGTCCCGCTATAAAACCCTTCCAGCGGACATATTGCGATATGCTTTGCCTTTTGTTAAGGGGGTTATAGGAGGTCTGATAGACGGTGATGGAAGTATTAATACCTGTAACACGACCCTCTCTGTACGAACTTCCTCTAGAACTCTCCTGGAACAGATGTCCGTAGTGATGGAACTTTTAGGCTTTGTCCCGCGCGATCGCGCCGTTGAAGGGCAAGGGAACACCAGAATATATAAAGGGGGGGAGATAATACAGCGGTATCCTTTATATGGGGTTTCCTTTAGGAAGATCGATGTGGATTTGCCGTCAGAGAAATATAGGAAGGCCGGATTGTCAATGAAGGCTTGGCATGATGAAGATAAGGATGAATGGCATAAAGTGATAAACAACGATCCTGTGGAGATACCCGATGATATGATTTACGACATAACCACGGAAAGCGGTACACTTGTCGTGAACGGCATGTGGAATCACAACTGCGTCGGATGGGATCTTCGGGATCTCCTGCTTTCGGGGTTCAAGGGCGTTAGGGGCAAGATCAGCAGCAGCCCTCCCAAACACTTCCGCTCGGCCCTCGGACAGCTCGTCAACTTCCTCTATACGCTGCAGGGCGAGGCGGCGGGCGCCCAGGCCGTCTCCAACCTCGACACGCTCCTGGCTCCTTTCATCCGAATCGACAAGCTCGATTACAAAGCGGTAAAACAGGCGCTGCAGGAGTTTATCTTCAACCTCAATGTACCGACGCGCGTGGGTTTCCAGACTCCTTTCAGCAATTGCACCTTAGACCTGAAGGTTCCCGATTTCATGCGCGGAGAACCGGTTGTCGTGGGTGGAAAGGTTCTCGATACGACCTATGGTGAGTTCCAGGAGGAGGTCGACATATTCAACGAGGCCTTCGCTGAGGTGATGCTGGAGGGCGATGCTGATAAGCGCGCTTTCACCTTTCCCATACCCACCTACAACATCACACCGGATTTCGACTGGGAGAACCCACGACACGAGAAGATCTGGCGTATGACCGCTAAATACGGCATCCCTTATTTCAGCAACTTTATCAGCTCCGACATGAGCCCTGAGGACGTCCGCTCGATGTGCTGTCGACTCAGGATCGACAACCGCGAGCTTCGCAGACGAGGCGGAGGGCTGTTCGGCGCCAACCCGCTCACCGGCTCGATAGGCGTCGTCACCATCAACATGCCGAGACTGGGATATCTGTCACGGAACGAGGAGGAGTTCTTCAGCCGACTCGATCAACTGATGTATCTAGCTAAAGAAAGCTTGGAGATCAAAAGGGAGGTCCTAGAGAACCTCACCGAGAAGGGGCTCTATCCGTACTCGAGATTTTATCTCCGCGGGATCAGATCGGCCTTCGGTCAGTACTGGAAGAATCACTTCTCCACCATAGGACTGGTCGGGATGAACGAGTGCTGCCTGAACCTGTTCGGCAGGGATATCGGCACAGAGGTGGGGTGGAAGTTCGCCATCAAGGTCCTGGATCACATGCGCGAGAGGCTCTCACAGTTCCAAGAGGAGACGGGAAACATATACAATCTGGAGGCCACCCCTGCCGAGGGAGCCAGCTATCGGCTGGCCAGAATAGATAAGAAACGGTTCCCGGACATCATCGTGGCGAACGAGGAGATGGTCTCGAAGGGAGCCGAGCCGTATTACACGAATTCCTCTCAACTCCCTGTGGAATACACCGGGGATCTGTTTGAGGCTTTAAGGCTTCAGGAGCCGCTTCAAACGAGATATACCGGCGGGACGGTTTTTCACATATTTATCGGCGAAAAGCTTCCTCCGCCTGAGTCTATCGGAAGGCTCGTTCGCAAGATCTGCGAGAACTTCTCAATCCCATATTTCACGATCACACCGACCTTCAGCATCTGCCCGATTCATGGATATATCTTCGGCGAGCACCAGCTCTGTCCCAAATGCCTTGAGGATGGCAGAAAAACCGAGTGTGAGGTCTACTCGCGGATCGTGGGGTACCTCCGTCCCGTCGATCAGTGGAACGACGGCAAACAGGCCGAGTTCAAGATGAGGAGGTATTTTAAGCTGAGATGAAGATAGGAGGATTTCAGAGACAAAGCCTCATAGAGTTCCCCGGCATGATAAGCGCTGTGATCTTCACGATCGGATGTAACCTCAGATGTCCCTTCTGTCATAACTATAGGCTGATCGAGCCAAAGGGCGTAAGGGAGATCCCGGAGGAGATCGTGCTGGAGCACCTCTATCGCAACAGAAAACTTCTTGATGCCCTGGTCGTAAGCGGCGGGGAACCCACCCTTCAAATCGATTTGGACGAGTTCCTGAAAGAGGTTAAATCCATGGGATATGTGGTGAAGCTTGAAACTAATGGCACGAACCCGGATGTCCTCGATAGGTTGATCGGAGCCGGAAGGGTGGATTTCGTGGCGATGGATGCGAAGGCACCGTTTCGCTTCGAGAGATATAATGAGGCCGTCGGCGGAGTTCTAACGCCGAAACTTTTTGAGAGGATATTGAGCTCCGTCTCGATCCTGCGAAAAAGCGGGATCGAACGGGAGTTCAGAACTACGCTTGTGCCCGGCCTGATCTCGGAGTCCGATATCGAGGAGATCAGGTGTTTCCTCGGGAGGGAGAAGCACATAACACAGGAATATCGATCGGTAGAGCGCGGGGCGTTAAGCGTAATGCGCTCTACGCGTCAGGCAATACACACTACGCGAAATGGGGAGCTTGAAAGATGAGAAGGCTCATCGCGTTTTTGCTCCTCCCGCTTATGCTGATGATATGGGGATGCGGGGAGGAGACGACCCAAGGACCGCAGGAGCAGGGTGCTAAAGCCTATATCCTCAACACCATCGCCTCGAGCATCTCGGTCTATGACATCCAGACAGGGACGCTCAACAAAGACGTGTTTCAGGTAGGTCAGGCGCCAAACGACATCAAAGTGCTGGATGGTATCGCTTATGTGGTCAACACGATGGACAACTCAATCCAGATGATAGACTTGAAGGCTCAGGCCGATGTGGGATTGATAGACGTCGGAGATGCGACTGCTCCTGAAAAGCTGGCCTTTGCCGATAATAACAAGGCATATGTCACATCAAACTGGACCAATTCCGTTAAGGTCGTGGATCTGTCGATCAAGCAGGTAGTCGGTTCGGTGGAGGTCGGTTCGATGCCATGGGGAGTGGTCGTTTCAGGCGATAAGGCCTTCGTATGCAACTCCGCCGCTGTGTGGGACCCTCAAAAACAGCAGACGACATACGGCCCTGGAACCGTATCGGTGATAGACACCACCAAGGATGAGGAGATCGGCACTGTGGACGTGGGATTGAATCCGACTGAGGTCATGCTTGACGCCAAGGGCAACGTCGTGGTCCTATGCACGGGCAATTATGCCGACGTGACCGGTGCACTTTACCTGATAGATCCCTCCACCGGCACGGTCAAAACGAGCGTTGAGCTGGGAACCACGCCCGGGGGAATTGCTTTGGCGCCTAACGGCTTGATCTACGTCACATCGCCTCAAGGACTTCTGGCCTTTGAGAGCGGCACTCTAAACCCTGTTCACGATCTAAGCTCGCCGCTTGAGGAGTTCAAGGGAGGAGCCGGATTGGCATTTGACCTTGAGGGCAATGGGTATATCTGCGTGCCATCCTGGTCGTCGCCCGACGGCAAGGACAAACTACTGGTGATGGATAAAGATGAGAAATTGGTCAAAAGCATCGAGTTAGGTGAAGGACTAGGTGCCTCCCTAGTGGCGATATATTGACTTCCGCTCATATTACCGGGGGGAGCAAGAGAACGGGGAAATCCGCCCATGTTCTCCTGTTCCCCATCCTCCAACGGGCTTACCCCGTGAGAGCTAAGGTTTTTCTCTAGCTCCTCTCGAACTTAAAAAGGGCTAGATACTCCTGCGAGAAGCGAGTTCTCTTTTTCATGTGGACCTCTTCCAGGAAACAACCTTTCCTTCTCCTTGCATCTTCTATATCCTTATAACTCGTTCAGATAAACCTCCTCTTTCAGAGTCTCTGCCAGCCTTCCAGCATAGCCGCCCTGCTGAGGATTCCCCTTGGATGCCAGACCTTCCTGAAGGATATCCGCTTAAAGCCTTCATCAGAGCTGAGGTGATAT
This portion of the Candidatus Poribacteria bacterium genome encodes:
- a CDS encoding anaerobic ribonucleoside-triphosphate reductase activating protein, with translation MKIGGFQRQSLIEFPGMISAVIFTIGCNLRCPFCHNYRLIEPKGVREIPEEIVLEHLYRNRKLLDALVVSGGEPTLQIDLDEFLKEVKSMGYVVKLETNGTNPDVLDRLIGAGRVDFVAMDAKAPFRFERYNEAVGGVLTPKLFERILSSVSILRKSGIEREFRTTLVPGLISESDIEEIRCFLGREKHITQEYRSVERGALSVMRSTRQAIHTTRNGELER
- a CDS encoding ribonucleoside triphosphate reductase translates to MAVEKIIKRDGRVVNFDISRIANAIFKAARAVGGEDYDLACHLARQVVSILEEKLKPGEIPTVEQVQDVVEKVLVENGHYKTAKAYILYRRQHEEIRKVRELFSNIELIDNYIDRADWRVRENSNMTYSLQGLNFHVSSVIASQYWLERIYPPEIREAHLSGDLHIHDLGILGPYTYYGHEVVVAKIHGEVKLLSFKQLYDMIPKPPLPLNEADRAYVKYPKDDLYVLDKGGWTKVLRVVSKRKDRSMRFIKNRGGRSVIVTDNHPMITERGEKRALDVGYNDKLFTVDLTRLLSHEDLFSIKTLDLLSLIREHNWEGDKVYFNGVPIEEIDEDTSQDGILHTLTFSAPRYINLTEKFGYFVGFAIAEGFLSYDVGSSERITISQVEREPLLRANQGLLENRIFGCITKRNDGRYELCVKNPFLRFLFDRIFLIQPKSRYKTLPADILRYALPFVKGVIGGLIDGDGSINTCNTTLSVRTSSRTLLEQMSVVMELLGFVPRDRAVEGQGNTRIYKGGEIIQRYPLYGVSFRKIDVDLPSEKYRKAGLSMKAWHDEDKDEWHKVINNDPVEIPDDMIYDITTESGTLVVNGMWNHNCVGWDLRDLLLSGFKGVRGKISSSPPKHFRSALGQLVNFLYTLQGEAAGAQAVSNLDTLLAPFIRIDKLDYKAVKQALQEFIFNLNVPTRVGFQTPFSNCTLDLKVPDFMRGEPVVVGGKVLDTTYGEFQEEVDIFNEAFAEVMLEGDADKRAFTFPIPTYNITPDFDWENPRHEKIWRMTAKYGIPYFSNFISSDMSPEDVRSMCCRLRIDNRELRRRGGGLFGANPLTGSIGVVTINMPRLGYLSRNEEEFFSRLDQLMYLAKESLEIKREVLENLTEKGLYPYSRFYLRGIRSAFGQYWKNHFSTIGLVGMNECCLNLFGRDIGTEVGWKFAIKVLDHMRERLSQFQEETGNIYNLEATPAEGASYRLARIDKKRFPDIIVANEEMVSKGAEPYYTNSSQLPVEYTGDLFEALRLQEPLQTRYTGGTVFHIFIGEKLPPPESIGRLVRKICENFSIPYFTITPTFSICPIHGYIFGEHQLCPKCLEDGRKTECEVYSRIVGYLRPVDQWNDGKQAEFKMRRYFKLR